Part of the Ignatzschineria larvae DSM 13226 genome, TCTCATTTAGTACCGAGAAGTGGGAACGCCGGATGAAACGATATGATTGGGAGCTTGTCGGCAATTCTTTCTATAAAGTCAAAGGTCCTTTTAATGCTGTTTATACTAATGCGGAGATGTATAACATCTATCAAGATGGTAAAAACACTTTTCGAGATCGTCATGCGCCGCCTAATCATTTGACGGTTTATTTAGAAGGCACAGAATTATCGCCTAATCCCGGTAGAGTAGAACGAGTGAGGTTTAAGTTTGATGATGATGAGATTATGGAAGCCTTTGAGGTTATGGAAGCTATTGATCCAAATAATAAAATCACATTAGAAATTGATATGTCAGCTGATTTTAAATCTCATCGATTAATATTAGCTAATGGTAATAGAGCTGTACGTTTAAAACCTACAATGTTCTATATTGAAGATATACCCGAACTATATAAACCCGTTATTGAAGATCCTAACTATAAGATGCCTAGCGTAGATTAAAGTGAATTTCTGTTTATCACTAATTAAATCCTTAAAAATGAGTAATGGTAATATTTTTTTATGAAAAGAAGCTTAAAGTATTTATTAATCGGACTAGCTGCGGTAATCATTACAATAACGATCCAATTTTTCCCAGAGCCTGATGAAAAAGAGCAAGAAGTAGATATTTTTGGATATACGGTAACATTGGGTGCTCCTCAAGAATTTAATCTTTTGTTCGGCGGGCATAATAGTTACCTCTACTTGACAGAGAAAAATCAAGAAACTGGGGAGAAAATTGATAGAATAGTGACCTCTTTTCCGACTTTAGGAGATTTCCAAGGAGGATTTTGGCGAAATGGCGGTACTAAGACATCTAATAGTAATAGAGCTGAATTCCCAACGGGGATCTATCTGCAATGGTACTCATTGTTTGAAAAACAAGGCTGGAAAATACGTTTTGACTTCGATCCCATCTTTATGGAGAAGCTCAAACATCACTGTTTTAGAAATGTTAATCGAGGTGCTCAAGTATGTATGATAGATCGGCGTAATTTTGGTCAGAATTATATTTTAGGAAGTTTTAATTTTTCTATCTACGCCATGCCCAGTGGGCTAGCCTACGTTTATATGTCAGGGGGTGGAGAAACTTATCTTCTTGGAGAGCTTCAAGCAGAACCCACAGATATTAATTTTGAGAGCTACAAAATAACTTTAGGCTCACGTCTCAATGAGACAGGAGATGAGGTATTTAATCGCCGACTCTCTTATCAAACAGAGGAATTTCAAAAAGCATATCACGACGGGACTCTCTCATTTAGTACCGAGAAGTGGGAACGCCGGATGAAACGATATGATTGGGAGCTTGTCGGCAATTCTTTCTATAAAGTCAAAGGTCCTTTTAATGCTGTTTATACTAATGCGGAGATGTATAACATCTATCAAGATGGTAAAAACACTTTTCGAGATCGTCATGCGCCGCCTAATCATTTGACGGTTTATTTAGAAGGTACAGAACTATCGCCAAACCCGGGAGTTGTAAAAAGAGTTCGTTTTAAGTTTGATGACGATGAAATTATGAAGTCATTTGAAATAATGTCAGCGTTAGATCCTGATGTGAAATTACAACTACAATTAGATTTATCTGCCGATTTTACCGGACATCGTTTATTTTTAAAAAATGGTGATAAAATCCGCCGTATAGAAAGTACGATGTTCTATATCGAAGATATTCCCGAACTATATAAACCTGTTATTGAAGATCCTAACTATAAGATGCCTAGCGTGGATTAAGAGATAGGGTAATACTCTAATGAGGGATACTGGATGTAATTTCATTTATCAAAATTCTATCTATTTTCATTGCGATTGTCTCGGGTGCTATAAAGAAGATATCAGCGGTGAGTGCTATACCACACCTGAGCCGAGTAATGATTCTGGTTTAAGTTGCTGGATTCGGGTCTCCCAAGATTGGGCCGGTGCAGGTTGGGGTTCGATGCAATTGCCACGAGTCGGGCAAGAGGTTAAAGGCAGTGGTTATAACGAATTAATCTTAGATGATACCTATACGAAGATAAAAGCGATGCTCCATTCGACACACGGCGCATCCCAGCTTTCACTCGGCTATATTAAATCAGAACACCGAGTTAATAAACATCCTGATCACCGTGGCGATGGCTTTGAACTTAGAACGGATGAGTGGGGCGCTATTCGTGCCGGCAAAGGTTTATATATCTCCACAGATATCAGAGAGAAGGCGGAGAAAAAACAGCTTGATCTCGAGGAATCCATTGTTCAACTTGAACAAGCGCTTGCGCTTGCGAGAGAGCTAGCAAGAGCAGCAGATACGTCTCAAACCTATCGCACAGATGTAGATAATCAAGAATCTCAGTTTAAAGGAGTCTATCAAGAACTCAAATTGCCGGGAATGCTCTTAAGCTCTCCGGAAGGCATTGCGCTAACTAGTCCCAAAAGCATTCAAGCTTCGAGCAGTCAAAATATTGCGCTGACCAGCTATCAAAGTATTGATATGAGTAGCTTTAAGGATTTCAGAGTGGCAGCAAAAACAAACGTTTCAATCCTCGCGGTAGAAAAAGATCTCAACTTGATAGCGAACCAAGGACGCATGAAGATTCAGGCTCAGAATAATGAGTTGGAATTATCATCAAAACAAGAGCTGAGAGTGATCTCGAATGATAATAGTATTGTGATCGCGGCTCAAAACGGTATCAAACTTGTATCGGGTGGAGCTTATATTCTCATTAAAGATGGAAAAGTAGAAATTGGTGGACCTCAACCTTTAGACATTAAAACGGCTGGCTTTAATGTCGTTGGAGCAGAATCTCTAGGGGTCGATACAAAAGGATTTCCAGCTTATAAGCCTCAACTTTATAAAGAGAGGTTTTCGATGGCATTTCCATCGGGCAAACCAATACCTTTCATTGATTATGAGGTTAAATCTCAAGGGGACTCTTTCAGAGCACGATCTAATGCCGAAGGGGAAACAAGAGAAGTTTATACAGAATCTGAAGAAAAATTGGAATTAAATATTGCTTGGATGAGTTTAGAAGAGGTGGAGGAAGATCCTAATTTCCAAGAAGTAAACGAAAATAACCAAAATAGGGAGGAAAAAATATGAGTCTTGATTGGAGTTTTACAAATCTAGAAGAGCAAAGTTGTAAGCCAGTTAAGTTAGAATGCTCACCATTTTGGGAATATTGGCAGCAAGAAGCTATTAAGAGAATGTCTAATTTACAGGATGAAGAAAAAAATATTTATAAAATAGAACTAGGTTATGAGGCTAGAGCTAGAAGGATTGCCGCAATTTATGCCAAAATATTTTTAGAAACTGAAGCTTATGGTAATGAAAAAGTAAGAGGACGATACTACTGGATGGGGTTTGGCGCTTTTGCATCAAAAACTATGGGAATGGTTTTTAGTCATTTTGGAACAGCTACAGGGTTTAAAGTGGGAATACGAGAAGCTGCAAATGTATTTGCAAAAGGTAATTTTTGGTTATTCATGGATTTAGCACCTTGGCATTATGCCTGGAGTGCCTGTCCCAAATCATTTGAAAGTTGTTTTGAAAGTCGTGATACCGAGAGTTTTGAACATCTTAAAGAAGTTATGACGAATTTACCTTGGTTTAACGATGTCCCTATAGACATCAGGAAGATGAATAAAACAAAAGAAATTGAAAATGCTTTTATAAAAGTTAAAGAAATAGAATCCATTTTTTTAAATAAGCCAGATGATTTTGAAAAATATAAATTAGCATGGCGGAATCCAATTCCTAGCGCAACACTTACTTAAGGAGTAAAATGTTGCCATGAACTATTCAAGATTATCACTTAATGAACGGATCAATATTGAAGTTGGTATACAACTTAATAAAAGTATTCGAACCATTGCTAAAGAGCTAAACCGATCGCCTTCGACAATTTCCAGAGAGTTAAAAAGAGTTGAGGATAAAGATCACTATGCTGCAACAAAGGCACAGTACGCCTATTTACAAGCTAGAAAGAGATGCGCCCCTGATGAAAAACTAACGCCAGGAACGGTCTTATTTGGTTTTGTGGAACAGTGTTTACGTGCTAAATTATCTCCTGAACAAATATCCGGGGTACTTAAAAAGATGGCTAATTCTAGTTACTATGTTTGCCAAGAAACAATCTACAATGCCTTGTATGCTTTACCCGTTGGCCAATTAAAAAAAGAATTACTCCAATGTTTAAGGCAAGGACGTACCACACGAAAACCCCGAAAAGGAACTGTGGATAGAAGAGGGCAAATTCCTGATTTAGTAAGTATTCACTTACGTCCTCCAGAAGTTAAAGATCGTTTAACACCTGGACATTGGGAAGGTGATTTGATCAAAGGAAAAGGCAACGCTTCAGCTGTCGGCACATTAGTTGAGCGCACTAGTGGTTATGTTATGTTAATCAAAATGGAAGATGCAACCGCAACCTCTGCCGTTATAGGGTTTAGCGCAGCACTCAATCGAGTACCTTTAACATTTGCACGAACAATGACCTATGATCGAGGGAAAGAAATGGCTTATCATGCTCAAATCACGCAAAATACGGGAGTTGCTATCTACTTTTGTGATCCCCATAGCCCCTGGCAAAGAGGGAGTAATGAGAATATCAATGGTTTGATACGACAATACTTGCCCAAAGGGACAGATCTTTCTATTCATAGTCAGGAAGAGCTTGATGAAATAGCGCTATCACTCAATAGTCGACCTCGAAAACGCTTTAATTTTAGATCGCCTATCGAAGTTATTACAGAACTATTTCACAAGGAATATGAAGCTACTCAGATGACGAAACATTAACTGTTGCGTTAGAAATTGGAACTCAAGCATCTAAAAAGCTAAGGGAGCAATTATCAGCGATAGGAGATCAAGAACAACGTAATATTTTACAAGATCTCGTTTGGAAAAATGGCTCCGTCAAGTTTGGTTCTTGGGCAACAAGATGGTTTGGATGGACAGGAGCTTTACCGAGTACAACTTTAGTACTATCTAGTGATTATGATGTGGAGGCTGTAAAAAAAGTAAAATATATCATTGTAAATCCAGAAACAAAGGAATCCATGGAGTATACAAAAGTGGGTTCAGAAAGGCATCAGGATACATTATCTCAAATCGAAGACGATGTTTATATTCCGCCTTTACCAGAAACAATTGCTGAAGAGGAGGATAGTCGAATGGCTTGGATTAATGTAGCTGCTGCTAGATACCATAAATTAATGAGTGATGAAAAAGGCCAACCATTTCTTTACGATGAGTTGAAGATTATTGCTGGATGGGAGTTTGATCAAACAGATTTAAAATATATCGATCGAGCATCAAATGATGGGAAAATATAGGATGGAAAAATATGAGTAAAAAACGAGGACTATTTTTGATAAGCACCCTTTTTTTATTTTTTATAATTTATTATCTATTTCAAGATAGAAACCTCACTAAGGAGAATAAGATGGGACAAATTTATCAACCTTTGGAATTACATTTTTGGGAAGAAGGGCGAGAGGATTTTTTAAAGTATGCATATGGTAATATCGAGACACATCCAGTAGGGCTTAACTTTATAGATATACATTGGAAGGCACCACAACTAGGCGCTGTTAAAATTATTACAGAGTTTAGTGATTTTATTATTCCCAATGTTTTATGGGCCGGTGGAGTTGATTATGCGCGCATGAAAAGAGGCATTCAAGATATTACTGTAAGCGGTAGTTTACATTATGATGAATACACAACGCCCGAACAAGCTTATGAAGCATATGTTGCATTGGTAAAACAAATTAATGAAAAGGGCTGGCAACAATATTTTAAGCCTACTTTTCCTAGAATCCATTCTGAAGATAATTTGAAATATGCTTTGGAGAAGGGAGAAATTATAGATCCTACTTATATACTAAGCTATGAAGTATGGCGAGATGTATTAGATAAAAATTTTGGAGTAGGATTTGAGCTATATAATAATGAAATAACGTTATCACTATCTATTCAAAGACGTTATCAAGATGATGAAAAAGAGCAATATTCGACTCGTTATGAGTTTACTACTTTTAGATATCTTGCTCACAACGGCAATAAAAAGGAAGGAATGAGTGAGGGTGAATTTAAAGAAGTACTGAATAGCGAGAAAACAAGGTATGACACTAGTCGTGAGCTAAGAGAGATAAAAGCTAAGAATGATGGCTATCGTATAAATGAAGACTATATTTATCCTGATATTTGGCAATATGCACAATAACACGCTAATAATTATTTTGAACTTCGCATCGATGAGTGGGGCGCTATTCGTGCCGGCAAAGGTTTATATATCTCCACAGATATCAGAGAGAAGGCGGAGAAAAAGCAACTTGATCTCGAGGAATCCATTGTTCAACTTGAACAAGCGCTTGCGCTTGCGAGAGAGCTAGCAAGAGCAGCCGATACATCTCAAACCTATCGCACAGATGTGGATAATCAAGAATCTCAGTTTAAAGGTGTCTATCAAGAACTCAAATCGCCGGGAATGCTCTTAAGCTCTCCGGAAGGCATTGCGCTAACTAGTCCCAAAAGCATTCAAGCTTCGAGCAGTCAAAATATTGCGCTGACCAGCTATCAAAGTATTGATATGAGTAGCTTTAAGGATTTCAGAGTGGCAGCAAAAACAAATGTCTCAATCCTCGCGGTAGAAAAAGATCTCAACTTGATAGCGAACCAAGGACGCATGAAGATTCAGGCTCAGAATAATGAGTTGGAATTATCATCAAAACAAGAGCTGAGAGTGATCTCGAATGATGACCGAGTAATTATAGCTGCAGACAAAGAAATATTCCTCACTTCAGGTGGCGCTTTTATTCGGATTAAGGATGGAAAAGTAGAAATTGGAGGGCCTCAACCTTTAGACATTAAAACGGCAGGTTTTAATGTAGTCGGTAGTAATAACATGCCTTATAACTTTACCAATTATGATTCAGAAAACCCGATGTAAAATGATGAGATGTTTGTAATCGAGGATTACAAATTATTTTTAATAATGAACAAGAACGAATTTCGGAACGGAAAACAATTTTTGATAAGGCAAAATCAGGTGAGGATGTAAAAGCTACTGAAGCAAGAAAATACCAAAAGGAAATTACCCTCAAAAGGGCTGAGATTTTAAAAAAAATGGATGACGCAGTTCAAGAATTTTTACAGAAACATCTTCACGAACATGGAGAGTATGCATTTGATATATCGAGTGTATTTAATGATGAACAAGATAAAAAAGATTTATATGCCACTTATATCTGTAATAGCTTAAATCCTATTTGGCGATTATCTAATATAAATTTATCTACGAAAGAAGTACTCGAAATAAAGGAAAGTATGACACAAACTAGAAATGAATATGATATACATCCTAAAAAAGAGGTTGGAGTTGAATACGGTATCAATCTTGGAGTAACGGGAATTGAAAATGAAGGGAGTAGTAGTAAAAATAGACATTGGTGGGACAAAGAAGTAAAGCGCCCGACTGTAAAAGGTGGCTGAATGAAGAGCATAGTTAGTTATCTTAATCACTTTTTATTTTATGGCATCAGCTCAATTTTATTATTAGGATGTAATACAAATATGGATAGCAACTCAAAACTAGATGAATACAGTTATGTTGTGCGATTAAGCGCCCCTAAAGAATATAATTTATTATTTGGAGGACATAATAGCTATTTATATTTATCAGAATTAAATGAGAAATCTGGAAACCTGGTAGATCGTAAAGTAACTACATTTCCCACTTTAGGGGATTTTAAAGGTGGATTTTGGCGTCTAGGTAGTAAAGTAACATCGGGCGGTAATGAAGCTGAATTCCCATCAGGAATTTTTTTAAGATGGTATTCCTTATTTGAAAAGCAAGGTTGGGCGGGTCGTTATGATTTTAATCCGGAATTTATGTCACAAATAAAACAACATTGCTTTATGAATGTGGTTAGAGGGTACGAAGATTGTCTTACAGCTAAAAAGAATATTTTTTCATTTGATATTTATGCAATGCCCAGCGGCTTAGCCTATGTTTATATTAGTGGTGCAGGTGAGACCTATTTTTTAGGAGAAATTCAAGCAGAACCAATAGATATAAACTTTGAAATCTATAAAAAAACTTTAGGCTCGCGTCTCAATGAGACAGGAGATGAGGTATTTAATCGCCGACTCTCTTATCAAACAGAGGAATTTCAAAAAGCATATCACGACGGGACTCTCTCATTTAGTACCGAGAAGTGGGAACGCCGGATGAAACGATATGATTGGGAGCTTGTCGGCAATTCTTTCTATAAAGTCAAAGGTCCTTTTAATGCTGTTTATACTAATGCGGAGATGTATAACATCTATCAAGATGGTAAAAACACTTTTCGAGATCGTCATGCGCCGCCTAATCATTTGACGGTTTATTTAGAAGGCACAGAATTATCGCCTAATCCCGGTAGAGTAGAACGAGTGAGGTTTAAGTTTGATGATGATGAGATTATGGAAGCCTTTGAGGTTATGGAAGCTATTGATCCAAATAATAAAATCACATTAGAAATTGATATGTCAGCTGATTTTAAATCTCATCGATTAATATTAGCTAATGGTAATAGAGCTGTACGTTTAAAACCTACAATGTTCTATATTGAAGATATACCCGAACTATATAAACCCGTTATTGAAGATCCTAACTATAAGATGCCTAGCGTAGATTAAAGTGAATTTCTGTTTATCACTAATTAAATCCTTAAAAATGAGTAATGGTAATATTTTTTTATGAAAAGAAGCTTAAAGTATTTATTAATCGGACTAGCTGCGGTAATCATTACAATAACGATCCAATTTTTCCCAGAGCCTGATGAAAAAGAGCAAGAAGTAGATATTTTTGGATATACGGTAACATTGGGTGCTCCTCAAGAATTTAATCTCTTGTTCGGTGGGCATAATAGTTACCTCTACTTGACAGAGGAAAATCAAGAAACTGGGGAGAAAATTGATAGAATAGTGACCTCTTTTCCGACTTTAGGAGATTTCCAAGGAGGATTTTGGCGAAATGGCGGTATTGAAACGTCTGTTTCTAATCGGGCTGAATTCCCAACGGGGATCTATCTGCAATGGTACTCATTGTTTGAAAAACAAGGCTGGAAAATACGTTTTGACTTCGATCCCATCTTTATGGAAAAACTCAAGTATCATTGTTTCAAAAATGTTAATGATGGAGCGGATGATTGCATTGTTGATCGTCGTAATTTTGGACAAGATTATATTTTAGGAAATTTTTCGTTCAATATTTATGCCATGCCCAGTGGGCTAGCCTACGTTTATATGTCAGGGGGTGGAGAAACTTATCTTCTTGGAGAGCTTCAAGCAGAACCCACAGATATTAATTTTGAGAGCTACAAAATAACTTTAGGCTCACGTCTCAATGAGACAGGAGATGAGGTATTTAATCGCCGACTCTCTTATCAAACAGAGGAATTTCAAAAAGCATATCACGACGGGACTCTCTCATTTAGTACCGAGAAGTGGGAACGCCGGATGAAACGATATGATTGGGAGCTTGTCGGCAATTCTTTTTACAAGATAAAAGGTCCTTTTAATTCTGTTTACACTAATGCGGAGATGTATAACATCTATCAAGATGGTAAAAACACTTTTCGAGATCGTCATGCGCCGCCTAATCATTTGACGGTTTATTTAGAAGGCACAGAACTATCGCCAAACCCGGGAGTTGTAAAAAGAGTTCGTTTTAAGTTTGATGACGATGAAATTATGAAGTCATTTGAAATAATGTCAGCGTTAGATCCTGATGTGAAATTACAACTACAATTAGATTTATCTGCCGATTTTACCGGACATCGTTTATTTTTAAAAAATGGTGATAAAATCCGCCGTATAG contains:
- a CDS encoding IS30 family transposase, translating into MNYSRLSLNERINIEVGIQLNKSIRTIAKELNRSPSTISRELKRVEDKDHYAATKAQYAYLQARKRCAPDEKLTPGTVLFGFVEQCLRAKLSPEQISGVLKKMANSSYYVCQETIYNALYALPVGQLKKELLQCLRQGRTTRKPRKGTVDRRGQIPDLVSIHLRPPEVKDRLTPGHWEGDLIKGKGNASAVGTLVERTSGYVMLIKMEDATATSAVIGFSAALNRVPLTFARTMTYDRGKEMAYHAQITQNTGVAIYFCDPHSPWQRGSNENINGLIRQYLPKGTDLSIHSQEELDEIALSLNSRPRKRFNFRSPIEVITELFHKEYEATQMTKH
- a CDS encoding DUF2515 family protein, encoding MSLDWSFTNLEEQSCKPVKLECSPFWEYWQQEAIKRMSNLQDEEKNIYKIELGYEARARRIAAIYAKIFLETEAYGNEKVRGRYYWMGFGAFASKTMGMVFSHFGTATGFKVGIREAANVFAKGNFWLFMDLAPWHYAWSACPKSFESCFESRDTESFEHLKEVMTNLPWFNDVPIDIRKMNKTKEIENAFIKVKEIESIFLNKPDDFEKYKLAWRNPIPSATLT
- a CDS encoding DUF2345 domain-containing protein, producing MDNQESQFKGVYQELKSPGMLLSSPEGIALTSPKSIQASSSQNIALTSYQSIDMSSFKDFRVAAKTNVSILAVEKDLNLIANQGRMKIQAQNNELELSSKQELRVISNDDRVIIAADKEIFLTSGGAFIRIKDGKVEIGGPQPLDIKTAGFNVVGSNNMPYNFTNYDSENPM
- a CDS encoding DUF2931 family protein: MDSNSKLDEYSYVVRLSAPKEYNLLFGGHNSYLYLSELNEKSGNLVDRKVTTFPTLGDFKGGFWRLGSKVTSGGNEAEFPSGIFLRWYSLFEKQGWAGRYDFNPEFMSQIKQHCFMNVVRGYEDCLTAKKNIFSFDIYAMPSGLAYVYISGAGETYFLGEIQAEPIDINFEIYKKTLGSRLNETGDEVFNRRLSYQTEEFQKAYHDGTLSFSTEKWERRMKRYDWELVGNSFYKVKGPFNAVYTNAEMYNIYQDGKNTFRDRHAPPNHLTVYLEGTELSPNPGRVERVRFKFDDDEIMEAFEVMEAIDPNNKITLEIDMSADFKSHRLILANGNRAVRLKPTMFYIEDIPELYKPVIEDPNYKMPSVD
- a CDS encoding DUF2515 family protein, yielding MGTQASKKLREQLSAIGDQEQRNILQDLVWKNGSVKFGSWATRWFGWTGALPSTTLVLSSDYDVEAVKKVKYIIVNPETKESMEYTKVGSERHQDTLSQIEDDVYIPPLPETIAEEEDSRMAWINVAAARYHKLMSDEKGQPFLYDELKIIAGWEFDQTDLKYIDRASNDGKI
- a CDS encoding DUF2345 domain-containing protein is translated as MRDTGCNFIYQNSIYFHCDCLGCYKEDISGECYTTPEPSNDSGLSCWIRVSQDWAGAGWGSMQLPRVGQEVKGSGYNELILDDTYTKIKAMLHSTHGASQLSLGYIKSEHRVNKHPDHRGDGFELRTDEWGAIRAGKGLYISTDIREKAEKKQLDLEESIVQLEQALALARELARAADTSQTYRTDVDNQESQFKGVYQELKLPGMLLSSPEGIALTSPKSIQASSSQNIALTSYQSIDMSSFKDFRVAAKTNVSILAVEKDLNLIANQGRMKIQAQNNELELSSKQELRVISNDNSIVIAAQNGIKLVSGGAYILIKDGKVEIGGPQPLDIKTAGFNVVGAESLGVDTKGFPAYKPQLYKERFSMAFPSGKPIPFIDYEVKSQGDSFRARSNAEGETREVYTESEEKLELNIAWMSLEEVEEDPNFQEVNENNQNREEKI